In Neorhizobium galegae, the following proteins share a genomic window:
- a CDS encoding glutathione S-transferase family protein — MPTLYHHSMSSASRFVRLILAEYGFQADLVEEQPWEKRREFLTLNPAGTLPVYVDDSMRVLCGPSVLLEFLDETHGVLKRDRRLLAEDPWQRAEIRRLTEWFLQKMEQDVTRPLTRERVYKLQMTTAQGGGAPDSKVLRTSRANIRQHMKYLSWLAGSRPWLAGDRLSYADLAAAASISILDYLGEIDWSETPVAKDWYQRLKSRPSFRPMLAERIRGLTPVSHYADLDF, encoded by the coding sequence ATGCCCACGCTCTATCATCATTCCATGTCTTCGGCCTCCCGGTTCGTCCGGCTGATTCTCGCCGAATATGGCTTCCAGGCGGATCTGGTCGAGGAACAGCCATGGGAAAAGCGGCGGGAATTCCTGACGCTCAATCCTGCGGGCACGCTCCCGGTCTATGTCGACGACAGCATGAGAGTGCTTTGTGGCCCTTCCGTGCTCCTGGAATTCCTCGACGAAACCCACGGCGTGCTGAAGCGCGACCGCCGGCTGCTTGCGGAAGACCCGTGGCAGCGCGCCGAGATCCGGCGCCTGACGGAATGGTTCCTGCAGAAGATGGAGCAGGATGTCACCCGGCCGCTGACCCGGGAGCGGGTCTACAAGCTGCAGATGACGACGGCTCAAGGCGGAGGCGCGCCGGATTCGAAGGTGCTGCGCACATCCCGCGCCAATATCCGCCAGCACATGAAATATCTCTCCTGGCTTGCCGGTTCACGGCCCTGGCTTGCGGGCGACCGGCTGAGCTATGCCGACCTTGCCGCCGCCGCTTCGATTTCGATTCTCGATTATCTTGGCGAGATCGACTGGTCGGAGACGCCGGTCGCCAAGGACTGGTATCAGCGGCTGAAATCGCGACCCTCCTTCCGGCCGATGCTTGCCGAACGCATCCGCGGCCTCACCCCGGTATCCCATTATGCGGACCTTGATTTCTGA